Below is a window of Quercus robur chromosome 6, dhQueRobu3.1, whole genome shotgun sequence DNA.
TTTAAAATCACTCGTGTGTAAGTTGTGTGTGTTAGTGTGTATGCAATGACTATTTcccattattttattaggtgACTTGTTTTTATTGGTATTGAGTACCACATCAGCTATATTCAGAGAGTACCTAATCAAACTAGCTATCAAAACTTATTTCAATTGTGGCAGTGTTTTTCATACAGTGACtttaatgtttgttttgtttgtttatcatGTAGCTAGCCACTTTAAATATGTGAAACATCGACTTGATGAGCTTGATAAGGACAATTTTGTGTGCAAGTACACTATGATTGAGGGGGATGCTTTGGGTGACAAGCTTGAATCTATTGCTTACGAGGTCAAGTTTGAGGCAGCTAGTGATGGGGGTTGCATCTGCAAGATGATAAGCAAATACAACACTATTGGTGATtttgaaatcaaagaagaagaaattaaggCAGGCAAGGACAGTGCTATTGGGATCTACAAAGTTGTGGAAGCCTACCTCTTGGAGAACCCTCAAGTCTATGCTTAGATGGGGAcctaaatataaatttacaccCAATTCtcaaatattaatttcaattCCACACATGATATTTGGTTCTTTgcttgtttttaattatatgcCCCATTAAGAGTGAAAAGGGTGTGTATACACATTGAGAGTCAGGTAGAGCTCTTGGTCcttcttttaagtttttgagTGTGTAGTTTGTAACTCcttacgattttttttttttttttttttttttgagtctcCTTAAGATGTTATTGATACTTTACAGAGTGGCACTTGATTGATTGAGATAGAAAGTTATTCTATTGTGAGAGATTAAAAATTCATCATGCCATCACCATTTCTTCACACTAGCAATAAAACAGTAGCATCAAATCTTCTTGCCAAAGGAACCTATTTCAGACAATAAAATGTTTATGCTGTTAAGTACAAAATACAATACATAGTCATTGGAGCCTATTTAAGCACATTTTGTTTATAGGTAAAATTTTATGCATAAGCATCCGGATTTGCCAGAAGGTACCCCTCGGTGGCCTTCATAATTGCCAAATTCCCATCTTTTATGCGTGTAATTTCTTCTTCCGACAGTAAGCTGTCTTCCAATGATTCGTACTCAATTTTCATCTTGGCCAAGCAGCCTCCTTCTCTACTAGAATTGAGGGTAATCTCAGCCACAAAAGACTTCAATTTAAGACCAACAAGACCACCTTCAATGACAGAGTACTTAAATATATGGTTCTTATGGTCTATTACTTCAATTCGATCCTTAACATCACCAAATTGCTCATTAGCTGCACATGATCAtgtcaagaaaagaaaaaaaaaacacagttaGCATAATCAAAATACTTAGTTTACATGATTGGCATAATAAGGCTTTCATTATGTAGCATACTAaccttttttaaatttatattgttgaATGGTGCCAACTCCACCATCTCCTCCAAGAAATTCAATGCTTGATAAAACCTGGGGAAGAAGCTTAGGCATGAGGTTCTTGAAATCACAAATGCCTGCCCTCCATATCCTTTCAACAGAAATGGGAGACGAGTACTCATCAACAATGGTCTCAGACATCTTACGTATCAGATTTATTTATATAGAATTCCAAGGGACAAACTTGTGTTCGTGCACCCCACTATTCCATTTCCTCATGTTGTGGAGGTCTTATAAGACTGGTTGTTTATGCTTTTTTTCTCAAACAATGTTCAGTGATAATGAAGTTTAGACTTTAAAAGTATTTCAGGTTAATATAGACATTATCTAAAACAATTTCATCCCAGTGgacattgaaaacttttttgtatttctcATGCTAAACAACAGTGGAAGAATGAAAGTGAAAGAACAGAAGGAAGAAAGCTAGAGAATTCTGAGTAAAACTTGTATATCATTTATAATAAATCCAATACACACTgcttttatatttatacaactctTAATCACTCACTAACAATATTCCAAAAATAACTTGACTAATCACGGAGTTCAAGCGTGATTTATGGATCTATAACTGACAGCTTATGCTAACCAATGCTCAGTAACTACTACTAACAAAATTTCGTATCTAATTGGAGGGAAAAGCTATCGAATCTTCTAGAGTTCAAAGTAACTCCCCTGTAGAGTTCCTAAAGTCATCTCTATTTATTACAAAACTAGTCGTTAGACCTGCGCAATGtggtaaaaaaatttgacatttttttttttgggttaagttaaaaatgaaaatagtacaTGAAACTTGTAAGTGTTAGtacaaaacccttttttttttcttttttgatagaaaGAGTAGAATTTCATTGAatagaacaaaaagaaattacatCATTTGAGAGAGCATGTTCTAAGAAATAAGGGCTCTCCTCAATCCAAGTAACATAATACTTAACACCTAGAGCATATTTTGCTAACAAATGGGCTGGTTCATTACCATTCCTATGAATATGATAGACCTCAAATCCACAAAACTCATGTGACGGATAAGTAATTCCATGAGTAACAAATGATGGAGGAGGGAACTTCCTGCAATAGCATTAACATCCACTTTTCAAGCACAAACTCTCGGATTCCAATATTCTTAGCAAAAAGAATTCCTTCCTCAAAAGCTTTAGCTTCAATCTCCAATGAACCCAGCAGCTACTTAATATTTTTGCAAAGAGCAACTATAACCAACCCCTAATCATCACAAATAATAACCCCAACCTATGCCTCATGTTGTGACGAAAAGATAGCACCATCAATATTTACCCTTCTTAAAGTGATGGGATTATTTTCTAAGAAAGTATAGTTGATACGatatattagattttctaaattaagctatttattttttatttgaaagtattttaaatttagtatttttttttcagtaaacatagttgtacggcaccgagaccCTAGGcccacacaggccctgggccctgtcccatacaggccctgggcccaatcccacacaggccctgggccgagtccaataccagccttgggcaaaGGTCCAGCAGAAAGGTCCCGTTGTCCTGCGCCCTTCTAGGAGTTTCCTTCATGTGCGAACAAGCGTAGGGTATTGAATTCCGAGAGGTGATCGGACAAACGTTCCCGGTCAAATATACGAACTGTTCACGGGAATATGCGATATTCCCGGGGAACTGTGTTGCCGAACATAGTCGGtcaaaatggagccaagttccaagatcataaatgctgcaccgccctttcacctaaacatccactccaatcagataatattggacctccagtagcactaacggtggctgtaatcataatctccccactaaccttagctataaatagaagaaagttgggagaagaaggggttcagaaaaattgagagaaaacagtcaaggagagggtatcaactgagtgttactttgagtctctctgccgagaacgacccattgtaggaaatccttaagcccactacaaataaattgtgagcccaagtgacctaaggtccagaagtcttgtacttggttcttacaattggcgcccaccgtggggctctcctacgaagctatggtttgagtgagactcaagcaagggagatgtctgaggagcgttcaggggggcacgttccgagcaattccgcaagatcttctcggggatcgacgtggagggagagaaggcagaaacggctggaggatagggagcatccaagaggagaggaaaggtccggattgggagaaggatcggcccagacacaccggacAATTTCAagcgtctcagcacatcggcaatatgatgatagagacTGGGAGCTGAAGCGGttacgcagattggtaatggacttggagctggaagcaaggggtcggccccacgaaaggaaccacaacccccaacccaggagaaaccgtggcgaggaaggttccagccgatctgttacGCAACAATACCGAGATCGATCACGCTCTCAAGAGTCACATCGACACTCCCGGGAGAcgcgtcgtagacgggaccgttcctg
It encodes the following:
- the LOC126688978 gene encoding major allergen Pru ar 1-like → MGITSFTQEFTCPIAPSRMYKALILESNQLIPKLLPKFIKSVEVIQGDGGAGSIEQVNFTEASHFKYVKHRLDELDKDNFVCKYTMIEGDALGDKLESIAYEVKFEAASDGGCICKMISKYNTIGDFEIKEEEIKAGKDSAIGIYKVVEAYLLENPQVYA
- the LOC126690249 gene encoding major pollen allergen Bet v 1-M/N-like; this encodes MSETIVDEYSSPISVERIWRAGICDFKNLMPKLLPQVLSSIEFLGGDGGVGTIQQYKFKKANEQFGDVKDRIEVIDHKNHIFKYSVIEGGLVGLKLKSFVAEITLNSSREGGCLAKMKIEYESLEDSLLSEEEITRIKDGNLAIMKATEGYLLANPDAYA